The Pseudomonas fragi DNA window CAGGCAAGCCAGCTCCCACAGACAATGCGGCACTCACAAAATCTGCGGCCGACGACAATCCCTGTGGGAGCGGGCTTGCTCGCGATTCAGACGGCGCGGCTTCCCAGTCACACCACGGTGCATACATCGCAGGCAAGTCAGCTACCACAGACAATGCGGCACTCACAAAATCTGCGGCGTTTCAGGCAACAAAAAACCCGGCACAGGCCGGGTTTTTTGTGAGTCACGCCAGCGCTTTAATCAGCGGCGGGTGCTTCTGGCTTGCGGCGCTTGAGCGGTGCCATGCCGTCCTTGCTGACCAGCGACAGGGCGTCGGTCTTCGGGCGGTTGGCAATCTTGCGCTTGGTCGGTGCCTTGGCGCCCGACTTCTTCTTGACGCCCTTGGCGTCGGTCTTTTTCTTCTTCACACCAACCGCTTTACCCGAAGCCTTGACGTTTTTCGGGCCGCCGTAAGTACCTTTGACTTCCTTGATGGTGCGACGCTCGAAGCTTTGCTTCAGGTAGCGCTCAATGCTGGACATCAGGTTCCAGTCACCGTGGCAGATCAGCGAGATCGCCAGGCCATCATTGCCTGCACGGCCAGTACGGCCGATACGGTGAACGTATTCGTCACCGCTGCGTGGCATATCGAAGTTGATCACCAGATCCAGGCCTTCAACGTCCAGGCCACGGGCCGCAACGTCGGTGGCAACCAGAATCTTGACGCCGCCTTGCTTCAGGCGATCGATCGCCAGCTTGCGGTCCTTCTGGTCTTTTTCACCGTGCAAGACGAACGCCTTGTACTCCTGAGCCACCAGACGACCGTAGATACGGTCGGCCATGGCGCGAGTATTGGTGAAAACAATGGCTTTTTGATAAGTCTCGTTGGCCAGCAGCCAGTTAACGATCTGCTCTTTGTGCTGGTTGTGGTCCGCGGTAATGATCTGCTGACGCGTGGTGGCGTTCAGCTGGCTGACCTGGTTGAGCTGCAAGTGCTCCGGGTTGTTCAGAACCTTGCCGATCATTTCACGCAGGCCCGAACCACCGGTGGTGGCCGAGAACAACATGGTTTGCTGACGATTCGGGCATTCATCGACCAGACGCTGTACGTCTTCGGAGAAACCCATGTCGAGCATGCGGTCGGCTTCGTCGAGCACCAGCACTTCAACTTCTTTGAGGTCGAGGTTGCCAGCGTTGAGTTGTTCCAGCAAACGGCCCGGGGTGCCGATCAGGATATCCGGCACCTTGCGTAGCATGGCGGCCTGGACCTTGAAGTCTTCACCGCCGGTGATCAGGCCGGACTTGATGAACGTGAACTGCGAAAAACGCTCAACTTCCTTCAGCGTTTGCTGGGCCAGCTCGCGGGTCGGCAGCAGGATCAATGCCTTGATGCTGACGCGGATTTTGGCCGGACCAATCAGGCGATTGAGAATCGGCAGAACGAAAGCGGCCGTCTTGCCACTCCCGGTTTGAGCTGTAACCCGCAGGTCACGCCCTTCGAGCGCGAGCGGAATGGCCGCTGCTTGCACAGGCGTAGGCTCGACAAATTTAAGCTCGGCCACAGCTTTAAGCAGGCGTTCGTGCAGGGCGAAATCGGAAAACACGGGTGCTACCTCGAAGAAATACAAAAAATCAGCGGCATAGAGTAACGGTTTCGAGCGCCAAGGCCGAGTTACTTTGCACGAACGGCATGAAACAAATGGTTTTTTAGGGTCTTTAGTCCAATCAAGGCCCACAAATCACCCTGAAGTGCTCTAATCCCATAGCCATTTATTACCGGATATCGTTTTTGCTTATGGATACTCAACCTCTCTGGAGCCAAATCCAGGACTTGTGGGCCAACCTGGACCAACATCCGTGGGTCTCGGCCATGCTCGGCCTGATCGTTCTGGTGGGCGTCGCCCTGCTGGCCGGTCATATCGCTCGCATCATTGTCCTGCGCGTGACCAAAATGCTCGGCCGCCAACCGGCCCTGCACTGGATCAATGACTTACGCGAACACAAGGTGTTCCATCGCCTGGCCCAACTGACCCCCTCGTTGATGGTGCAGTTCGGGCGCAATCTGGTGCCGGACATGAGCGACAACGGTCGCCACTTCCTCGGCAACCTGGCGCTG harbors:
- a CDS encoding DEAD/DEAH box helicase, encoding MFSDFALHERLLKAVAELKFVEPTPVQAAAIPLALEGRDLRVTAQTGSGKTAAFVLPILNRLIGPAKIRVSIKALILLPTRELAQQTLKEVERFSQFTFIKSGLITGGEDFKVQAAMLRKVPDILIGTPGRLLEQLNAGNLDLKEVEVLVLDEADRMLDMGFSEDVQRLVDECPNRQQTMLFSATTGGSGLREMIGKVLNNPEHLQLNQVSQLNATTRQQIITADHNQHKEQIVNWLLANETYQKAIVFTNTRAMADRIYGRLVAQEYKAFVLHGEKDQKDRKLAIDRLKQGGVKILVATDVAARGLDVEGLDLVINFDMPRSGDEYVHRIGRTGRAGNDGLAISLICHGDWNLMSSIERYLKQSFERRTIKEVKGTYGGPKNVKASGKAVGVKKKKTDAKGVKKKSGAKAPTKRKIANRPKTDALSLVSKDGMAPLKRRKPEAPAAD